From a single Natronorubrum tibetense GA33 genomic region:
- a CDS encoding methylglyoxal synthase, which translates to MTRVALIAHDEKKSELIEFTQAHEAQLREYDLLATGTTGKRLMEATDLEVERKASGPLGGDLMIGSEVAEGILDGIVFLRDPLRAQPHEPDISALLRICDVHDTALATNLASAEFLIEGLSD; encoded by the coding sequence ATGACCCGCGTCGCGCTCATCGCTCACGACGAAAAGAAGTCGGAACTGATCGAATTCACGCAGGCTCACGAAGCCCAGTTGCGGGAGTACGACCTGCTCGCGACCGGGACGACCGGCAAGCGACTGATGGAGGCGACCGACCTCGAGGTCGAGCGCAAGGCGTCGGGACCGCTCGGGGGCGACCTGATGATCGGCTCGGAGGTCGCCGAGGGGATCCTCGACGGCATCGTCTTCCTCCGGGATCCGCTGCGCGCCCAGCCCCACGAGCCCGACATCTCGGCGCTGTTGCGGATCTGCGACGTGCACGACACGGCGCTGGCGACGAACCTCGCGTCCGCGGAGTTTTTGATCGAAGGGCTGTCCGACTGA
- a CDS encoding amino acid permease: MSADDSELARNLGFVEAMTLGGGTMIGAGIFILPGIAAENAGPASSVSFVIAGFVALLAALSISELATGMPIAGGSYHYVNRALGNLFGSIVGWGVWTGLMFASAFYMVGFGQYIVEPIPFLDGRALIILFGLLGLVFLVGLNYVGTEESGQFQNIMIGLETVIIIIFVAVGVFYVDSGNLEPFAPTGPSGIIATTGIVFVTFLGFEIIATVAEEIKDPGRLIPLTMVLSVVSVTALYAVVMIVSTGVVHYEILGGSLVPVSDVAAVSMGSVGVIAIVSAAAVAAISSSNSSILSAARVVFAMGRDGVMSHKLNKTHRRFRTPHRAVLATGGVTTLLIITGLWVGEAFIEYLAEVASFSFLVSYALIHVTVVVVRRAEPENYEPDFEMPTPLYPAVPIVGVALSFVVISQMDTVVVLIGAGIITLSLLWYAGYVRPRVDDDQLVGDAIVGTEDRAGESTDAYRIVVPIANPETQSELLRLAAATARTHTEAGTPEIVAVNVIRVPPQTALEQNLQFEEERVERQRELFGSAREAAGELNVNLRTRAIVGRDVGRTILSVVEEEEADHVLLGWHGKRRKRDYVFGSTVDPVIKDAPCEVTIVNLADREIGSTVALAGPGPHAPIAARRAYEYASLQGTTPTLLNVQQTAEDGAEGDDPIGPQERGQRMIEHVAETAGLEDGTYESKVIVGDDIETAILEHIDEYDTVCLGVSEKRSVSKILWGSVADRVVSRADGNVALVRGEYDIHRSVREGIVERLSR; this comes from the coding sequence GTGTCTGCTGACGACAGCGAACTCGCTCGTAATCTCGGCTTCGTCGAGGCGATGACGCTGGGCGGCGGCACGATGATCGGAGCCGGAATCTTCATTCTGCCGGGAATCGCCGCCGAGAACGCCGGTCCGGCGAGTTCGGTCTCGTTCGTGATCGCCGGGTTCGTCGCGTTACTGGCGGCGCTCTCGATCTCCGAACTGGCGACCGGCATGCCGATCGCCGGTGGCAGTTACCACTACGTGAATCGTGCACTCGGCAATCTCTTCGGCTCGATCGTCGGTTGGGGCGTCTGGACCGGACTGATGTTCGCGAGCGCGTTCTACATGGTCGGCTTCGGCCAGTACATCGTCGAGCCGATTCCGTTCCTCGACGGTCGTGCGCTCATTATCCTGTTCGGGCTCCTCGGGCTCGTGTTCCTCGTCGGGCTCAATTACGTCGGGACCGAGGAGTCCGGCCAGTTCCAGAACATCATGATCGGCCTCGAGACGGTTATTATCATCATTTTCGTCGCAGTGGGGGTTTTCTACGTCGATTCGGGCAATCTCGAGCCGTTCGCACCGACGGGCCCGAGCGGGATCATCGCGACGACCGGGATCGTCTTCGTCACGTTTCTCGGGTTCGAGATCATCGCGACCGTCGCGGAGGAGATCAAAGATCCGGGCCGGCTGATCCCGCTCACCATGGTCCTTTCGGTCGTGTCCGTCACTGCGCTGTACGCGGTCGTGATGATCGTTAGTACCGGCGTCGTTCACTACGAAATACTGGGTGGGTCGCTCGTTCCGGTCTCCGACGTCGCGGCCGTCTCGATGGGGTCGGTAGGAGTCATCGCGATCGTCTCTGCCGCTGCGGTCGCCGCGATCTCGAGTTCTAACTCGTCGATCCTGTCGGCCGCTCGCGTCGTCTTCGCGATGGGACGGGACGGGGTAATGAGTCACAAACTGAACAAGACGCACCGACGGTTCCGTACGCCGCATCGAGCGGTGTTAGCGACTGGTGGCGTGACCACGTTGTTGATTATCACTGGTCTTTGGGTTGGCGAGGCGTTTATCGAGTACCTGGCCGAGGTCGCGAGCTTCAGCTTCTTGGTCTCCTATGCGCTCATCCACGTCACCGTCGTCGTCGTCCGGCGGGCCGAACCCGAAAATTACGAGCCGGATTTCGAGATGCCGACGCCCCTGTATCCGGCGGTGCCGATTGTCGGCGTCGCACTGTCGTTCGTCGTCATCTCGCAGATGGACACGGTCGTCGTACTCATCGGAGCCGGCATCATCACGCTCAGCCTGCTGTGGTACGCCGGCTACGTTCGACCGCGCGTCGACGACGACCAGCTGGTCGGTGATGCGATCGTCGGCACCGAAGACAGAGCCGGCGAATCGACCGATGCGTACAGGATCGTCGTTCCGATTGCGAATCCCGAGACGCAGTCGGAGCTGTTGCGTCTTGCCGCAGCCACCGCCCGAACGCACACCGAAGCCGGGACGCCCGAGATCGTCGCGGTGAACGTGATCCGAGTTCCCCCGCAGACGGCGCTCGAACAGAATCTCCAGTTCGAAGAGGAACGCGTCGAACGGCAACGGGAACTCTTCGGGAGCGCACGCGAAGCGGCCGGCGAACTGAACGTCAATCTGCGTACCCGCGCGATCGTCGGTCGAGACGTCGGGCGAACGATCCTGTCGGTTGTCGAGGAGGAAGAGGCGGATCACGTGCTCCTCGGCTGGCACGGGAAACGACGGAAGCGAGACTACGTGTTCGGATCGACCGTCGACCCGGTTATCAAGGACGCGCCGTGCGAGGTCACGATCGTGAACCTCGCGGACCGGGAGATCGGCTCGACCGTCGCACTGGCGGGTCCCGGACCGCACGCACCCATCGCGGCGCGTCGCGCATACGAGTATGCGTCGCTTCAAGGAACGACACCAACGCTACTGAACGTACAGCAAACCGCCGAGGACGGAGCGGAGGGTGACGACCCGATCGGCCCGCAGGAACGCGGTCAACGGATGATCGAGCACGTCGCCGAGACCGCCGGCCTCGAGGACGGAACGTACGAGTCGAAGGTCATCGTCGGCGACGATATCGAGACGGCGATTCTCGAGCATATCGACGAGTACGACACCGTTTGTCTGGGCGTCTCGGAGAAACGGTCCGTCTCGAAGATCCTCTGGGGATCGGTCGCGGATCGGGTCGTCAGTCGGGCCGACGGAAACGTGGCGCTGGTTCGCGGCGAGTACGACATTCACCGATCGGTCCGAGAGGGAATCGTGGAACGATTGTCGAGGTGA
- a CDS encoding cation:proton antiporter, with protein MADLVIALSVMFVTAGVLLIVANHFGFSPIPFYILAGLLAGPVITGDLFGPPMVDQQELLELAQWGIAFLVFVFGIRVDFGDIQSVFRDAEVAAATQLLVVGSIAFAVGYGFSILFGFEYALRNAIYFSAAATLSSTLVGAGVLEQEIRSNLVHGRLASSIHFFDDVVAIVVILILSAETLADPQIVTSNIGYGTLFLIAGLLMYQHGFPLLVRAADGFEELILMGSISILIAFLAAAELAGISIVIGAFAAGIAIRNDGAQALGVQNGIESIKDFFVAIFFVTVGALVQIPTFEVLVLAAALLGLALVVSPAVHLLAFLYEGYDARTAFYASSSLNQMSELALVIAIQAWLLGTIADGLFDAIILATAATMIITVIARQYEEQVYRSVVERLVRGQQTRRIDEHSRVADDLEHHVVVVGYGRQGRLLVDKLEHLEQPYVVIENDPVLRDDLERECRNYVFGDAMGSYPMERTKLSDAALLVSTVDHRPLSEHLLDLETDADVILRSSSSGTARQLLDDGATFVNVPNVLASDQLVHNVKRVLEDESEVDALKDEHMDVLVDLERHGFSTRFDRI; from the coding sequence ATGGCCGACCTCGTTATCGCGCTCTCGGTGATGTTCGTCACCGCGGGCGTGCTGTTGATCGTCGCGAACCACTTCGGGTTCTCGCCGATCCCGTTTTATATTCTCGCCGGTCTGCTCGCGGGACCGGTGATCACGGGCGACCTGTTCGGTCCCCCGATGGTCGACCAGCAGGAGCTCCTCGAGCTCGCGCAGTGGGGGATCGCCTTCCTCGTGTTCGTCTTCGGGATCCGGGTCGACTTCGGGGACATCCAGTCGGTCTTCCGCGACGCCGAAGTCGCCGCCGCGACGCAGCTGCTCGTCGTCGGATCGATCGCGTTCGCCGTCGGGTACGGGTTCTCGATCCTTTTCGGATTCGAGTACGCGCTCCGGAACGCGATCTACTTCAGCGCCGCGGCGACACTCAGCTCGACGCTCGTCGGCGCCGGCGTCCTCGAACAGGAGATCCGTAGCAACCTCGTCCACGGTCGGCTCGCGTCGTCGATCCACTTCTTCGACGACGTCGTCGCGATCGTGGTTATCCTGATCCTCTCGGCAGAGACGTTAGCGGATCCCCAGATCGTCACGTCGAACATCGGGTACGGAACGCTGTTCCTGATCGCCGGTCTCCTCATGTATCAGCACGGGTTCCCGCTACTGGTTCGCGCTGCGGACGGGTTCGAGGAGCTCATACTGATGGGGAGCATCTCGATCCTGATCGCCTTCCTCGCCGCCGCGGAGCTCGCCGGGATCTCGATCGTCATCGGCGCGTTCGCCGCCGGGATCGCGATCCGAAACGACGGCGCACAGGCGCTGGGCGTCCAGAACGGGATCGAGTCGATCAAGGACTTCTTCGTGGCAATCTTCTTCGTCACCGTCGGCGCGCTGGTACAGATACCGACGTTCGAGGTGCTCGTTCTCGCGGCCGCGTTGCTCGGTCTCGCCCTGGTCGTCAGCCCCGCGGTGCACCTACTCGCGTTCCTCTACGAGGGGTACGACGCGAGAACAGCGTTCTACGCGAGTTCGAGTCTGAACCAGATGAGCGAACTCGCGCTCGTGATCGCGATCCAGGCGTGGCTGCTCGGAACGATCGCGGACGGACTGTTCGACGCGATTATTCTGGCCACGGCCGCCACGATGATCATCACCGTCATCGCGCGACAGTACGAAGAACAGGTGTACAGATCCGTCGTCGAGCGGCTCGTCAGAGGGCAGCAAACGCGCCGGATCGACGAACACAGTCGCGTCGCCGACGACCTCGAGCATCACGTGGTCGTCGTCGGGTACGGACGACAGGGCCGCTTGCTGGTCGACAAACTCGAGCACCTAGAGCAGCCGTACGTGGTCATCGAGAACGACCCCGTGCTCCGAGACGACCTCGAGCGGGAGTGTCGCAACTACGTCTTCGGGGACGCTATGGGATCCTATCCGATGGAACGGACGAAACTCTCCGACGCCGCGCTGCTCGTTTCGACGGTCGATCACAGACCGCTCTCCGAGCACCTGCTCGACCTCGAGACGGATGCAGACGTGATCCTCAGATCCAGTTCGTCGGGAACTGCTCGGCAGTTGCTCGACGACGGCGCGACGTTCGTCAACGTCCCGAACGTTCTCGCGTCGGATCAGCTGGTCCACAACGTCAAGCGAGTACTCGAAGACGAAAGCGAGGTGGACGCGCTCAAAGACGAACACATGGACGTGCTCGTCGATCTCGAGCGCCACGGCTTCTCGACGCGATTCGATCGAATATAG
- a CDS encoding cation:proton antiporter produces MDQIALAADFAIIIVVATAIGLIARRLGQPTIVAYIATGVVLGPVLFDVVTDEGLVDVMAELGLGFLLFLLGMKMRFDDIREILKPISNIAIGQTVLQTALAFLVAWALGFGTVEVLVIALATVFGATPIIVKVLTDKDEITSLPGKIDVGVLIVQDIYLVVVLAMFSADSLGNPGEIATTLAVIFVMMGFIGLFSILSSRYLLPRLFRRIADNKDVFLIVAIAWAFLFIAIAEGFDLSVEVGAFLAGISLAQLPYSKELEDRITPITDFFILVFFASIGLQIESAASLFAYWQEAVIASIVLMIGNFWIMFYLIDREGFSVETSFLGSINMVQVSEFSLVVGALAIAQGYIGPDVLGYLTLMALMTMTLSTYIIAYNHTIYERVAPWFSRFESEEKVDQELKVYKDHAVAIGYDEVTERALPLLKEKYGEVVVVDRRTDHIAELESEGEYDYVFGDFRHSEVRKASGLKKASFVLSSSVQTDVNEALLDEVDDDATVFVEAGQIDDARELYRRGAAYVIMNTYLTAEKVNDYLEQYFTDREAFHSAIEDDIERIRRRDRSDAEQDRDSKGIDIEFDPRKFGGDD; encoded by the coding sequence ATGGACCAGATCGCTCTCGCTGCTGACTTTGCGATCATCATCGTCGTCGCGACCGCGATTGGTTTGATCGCGCGTCGGCTCGGGCAGCCGACGATCGTGGCCTACATCGCCACGGGCGTCGTTCTCGGTCCGGTGCTGTTCGACGTCGTCACCGACGAGGGGCTCGTCGACGTGATGGCAGAACTCGGGCTCGGATTCCTGCTGTTTCTCCTCGGAATGAAGATGCGGTTCGACGATATTAGAGAAATTCTCAAGCCGATTTCAAACATCGCTATCGGGCAAACGGTCCTCCAGACCGCGCTGGCGTTTCTCGTTGCGTGGGCGCTCGGCTTCGGCACCGTCGAGGTCCTTGTCATCGCGCTGGCGACCGTCTTCGGCGCGACGCCGATTATTGTCAAAGTATTGACTGATAAGGACGAGATCACCTCCCTTCCCGGAAAGATCGACGTCGGCGTCCTGATCGTTCAGGACATCTACCTCGTCGTCGTCCTCGCGATGTTCAGCGCCGACTCGCTGGGCAACCCGGGAGAGATCGCGACCACCCTCGCAGTGATCTTCGTCATGATGGGCTTTATCGGCCTCTTCTCGATCCTCTCCTCGCGGTACCTCCTCCCGCGGCTCTTCCGACGGATCGCGGACAACAAGGACGTCTTCCTCATCGTCGCGATCGCGTGGGCGTTCCTCTTCATCGCTATCGCCGAGGGATTCGACCTCTCGGTCGAGGTCGGCGCGTTCCTCGCGGGAATCAGCCTCGCACAGCTCCCCTACAGCAAGGAACTCGAGGACCGTATCACGCCGATCACGGACTTCTTCATCCTCGTGTTCTTCGCGAGTATTGGGCTTCAGATCGAGAGCGCCGCCAGTCTCTTCGCCTACTGGCAGGAGGCCGTAATCGCCTCGATCGTCCTCATGATCGGCAACTTCTGGATCATGTTCTACCTCATCGACCGGGAGGGCTTCAGCGTCGAGACCTCCTTCCTCGGCTCGATCAACATGGTCCAGGTCAGCGAGTTCTCGCTGGTCGTCGGTGCGCTGGCGATCGCGCAGGGATACATCGGACCCGACGTGCTCGGTTACCTGACGTTGATGGCGCTGATGACGATGACCCTCTCGACGTACATCATCGCGTACAACCACACGATCTACGAGCGCGTCGCGCCGTGGTTCAGTCGGTTCGAATCGGAAGAGAAAGTGGACCAGGAGCTCAAGGTTTACAAGGACCACGCCGTCGCAATCGGCTACGACGAGGTGACCGAGCGAGCCCTGCCACTGCTCAAAGAAAAGTACGGCGAGGTCGTCGTCGTGGACCGACGGACCGATCACATCGCAGAACTCGAGTCCGAAGGTGAGTACGACTACGTGTTCGGCGACTTCCGACATAGCGAAGTCCGAAAGGCTTCGGGACTGAAGAAAGCGAGCTTCGTACTGAGTTCGAGCGTCCAGACCGATGTCAACGAAGCGCTGCTCGATGAGGTCGACGACGACGCGACGGTCTTCGTCGAGGCCGGCCAGATCGACGATGCACGCGAACTCTACAGACGAGGTGCCGCGTACGTCATCATGAACACCTACCTGACCGCCGAGAAGGTCAACGATTACCTCGAACAGTACTTCACCGACAGGGAAGCGTTCCACTCGGCCATCGAGGACGATATCGAACGCATTAGGCGGCGCGACCGATCCGATGCCGAGCAGGATCGCGACTCGAAGGGAATCGATATCGAGTTCGATCCGCGGAAGTTCGGGGGTGACGACTGA
- a CDS encoding HAD family hydrolase translates to MPRAVVFDLDYTLAVPTQDRTTILQRAAAEAGAPALTREAYLEAHRRNLTRETREPIFADLLEGRETDADPAAVADAYRETIAASLKALPGVEAMLEDLRAEYRVGLLTNGPVRAQRDKIATLGWERAFDAALVTGELEAGKPDRRAFEAIAAELDVDPADAVYVGDEVQADVYGATNAGMDVVQVMLEDGPDPDPRATDHVDQSAIAAEFPSILDALDSPAT, encoded by the coding sequence ATGCCACGGGCGGTCGTCTTCGACCTCGATTACACACTCGCCGTGCCCACGCAGGACCGAACCACCATCCTCCAGCGGGCCGCCGCCGAAGCCGGCGCGCCGGCGCTGACCCGCGAGGCCTATCTCGAGGCCCACCGGCGAAACCTCACGCGCGAGACGCGCGAACCCATCTTCGCGGATCTGCTCGAGGGCCGGGAGACCGACGCGGACCCGGCCGCCGTCGCCGACGCCTACCGCGAGACGATCGCGGCCTCGCTCAAGGCGCTGCCGGGCGTCGAAGCGATGCTCGAGGACCTTCGTGCGGAGTACCGCGTCGGACTACTCACCAACGGCCCGGTCCGGGCCCAGCGGGACAAGATCGCGACGCTCGGCTGGGAGCGCGCCTTCGACGCGGCGCTCGTGACGGGCGAACTCGAGGCCGGGAAACCGGACCGTCGGGCGTTCGAGGCGATCGCCGCCGAACTCGACGTCGATCCCGCTGACGCCGTCTACGTCGGCGACGAGGTCCAAGCCGATGTCTACGGCGCGACGAACGCCGGGATGGACGTCGTGCAGGTGATGCTCGAGGACGGTCCCGACCCCGATCCGCGGGCGACGGATCACGTCGATCAGTCGGCTATCGCCGCCGAGTTCCCGTCAATTCTCGACGCACTCGATTCTCCGGCTACGTAA
- a CDS encoding DUF2240 family protein, whose translation MSLRVAIAAPFIQNGSRQLQENELVVALSLDRDWFSPDQSKRLIDVATREGLLEPVDDGLEVTFDPADVTVPDEFVPDEDLLQERSAFERVLDTLVAEGVEKHEAVGAINTLQQELGVTIETAAVVYARREGIDVTDLVPVARAALNDGEAS comes from the coding sequence ATGAGCCTTCGCGTCGCGATCGCGGCACCGTTCATCCAGAACGGGAGCCGACAGCTACAGGAAAACGAACTCGTCGTCGCACTCTCGCTCGATCGGGACTGGTTTTCCCCCGACCAGTCCAAACGGCTGATCGACGTCGCGACGCGCGAGGGACTGCTCGAGCCGGTCGACGACGGTCTCGAGGTCACGTTCGATCCCGCCGACGTAACGGTTCCCGACGAGTTCGTCCCCGACGAGGACCTCCTGCAGGAACGCTCCGCGTTCGAGCGCGTCCTCGATACGCTCGTCGCGGAAGGCGTAGAGAAACACGAGGCTGTCGGCGCGATCAACACGCTCCAACAGGAACTTGGCGTCACGATCGAAACCGCCGCCGTCGTCTACGCCCGTCGCGAGGGGATCGACGTGACCGACCTGGTCCCCGTCGCGCGGGCGGCGCTGAACGACGGCGAGGCTTCGTAG
- a CDS encoding ribonuclease H family protein, whose amino-acid sequence MAAHGRSALRDLFDESPTPHIAHPPRTHHRDFYVATDGSFRKAGGGLGAVIETRDGTRVARVATTDTPPDNNVAEYRALHLGLDVLAARAPRDARVGVLIDHDALASNVNSAILATNHPDGKAPRPISVPSATRYHWRGIQARLNGFGEVRAARIDSDQNPAHPLANAPNQYRHVNREPDRCVLPETPEPTATEFPPPSRANRNSGGRASD is encoded by the coding sequence ATGGCCGCTCACGGCCGGTCCGCCCTGCGGGACCTGTTCGACGAGTCGCCCACACCCCACATCGCTCACCCGCCGCGGACCCATCATCGTGACTTCTACGTCGCTACCGATGGGTCCTTCCGGAAGGCGGGCGGTGGACTGGGCGCCGTCATCGAAACGCGCGACGGCACCCGTGTCGCACGCGTCGCGACTACGGATACGCCGCCGGATAACAACGTCGCCGAGTATCGAGCGCTGCATCTCGGACTCGACGTCCTGGCAGCGCGTGCGCCTCGAGACGCCCGCGTCGGCGTCCTCATCGACCACGATGCGCTCGCCAGTAACGTCAACAGCGCCATTCTCGCGACGAACCACCCCGACGGAAAGGCACCGCGTCCGATCTCCGTCCCGTCCGCGACCCGGTATCACTGGCGGGGCATCCAGGCGCGGCTCAACGGCTTCGGCGAGGTCCGGGCCGCGCGCATCGACAGCGACCAGAACCCCGCCCATCCGCTCGCGAACGCACCCAATCAGTACCGACACGTCAATCGCGAACCGGACCGCTGTGTCCTCCCGGAGACGCCCGAACCGACCGCGACCGAGTTCCCGCCGCCGTCTCGAGCCAACCGCAATAGCGGCGGTCGCGCCTCGGACTGA
- a CDS encoding ABC transporter substrate-binding protein: protein MKGVINQSIDRRTLLKLTGAAGATTGLGALAGCLSDPDDDDGDGDLELDSLTITQGEFPDVEDPNDHITGPYFNVYDHVYEPLFDVVPGEEPAGRVVEDWEHGDEGTVELTIRSDVVFHQGQELTADDIAFTLERQIDPDVPPVSDQVAGLGSIDGAEAIDDTTLELSYSGAAQLAEFEFGNYLRAVSQEWYENDAPTTDDGVISGDDADAFNGTGPFQVTEYDPAQNRIVMEPFDDYWGDVPELEEVIFEGETSDSGRVSSLVADETNLIDNVLPDDVGEIENDDESRIEQVTSFRNIFLPMKNEVEPFDSEEFRLAMNYAVDNQEIIDEVLGGFGAPMSQPTPPEVNGYNPELDPYPQDLEEAEQLVEDAGYTEDDPAEITLTAPEGRYLNDADVGRRAADQIDQLPNVECDVDIVPFDVVSDAASAGPDDDEIPFFLIGWGVITGDADYGMVGFFHEDGGVQTFSDDELQSELEATQVEDDPETREEMLQAVNEMAREKAPWVFLHQQESIYGINEDIEWDAREDESIFVWEMN from the coding sequence ATGAAGGGTGTTATCAACCAGAGCATCGATCGACGGACGTTGCTGAAGCTTACCGGGGCAGCCGGGGCGACGACCGGACTAGGTGCACTTGCCGGCTGTTTAAGCGATCCAGACGACGACGATGGCGACGGTGATCTCGAGCTGGATTCGCTCACGATTACTCAGGGAGAGTTCCCGGACGTCGAAGACCCGAACGACCACATCACGGGACCGTACTTCAACGTATACGATCACGTGTACGAACCGCTGTTCGACGTCGTCCCGGGCGAAGAACCTGCAGGTCGCGTCGTCGAGGACTGGGAGCACGGCGACGAGGGCACGGTCGAGCTGACGATCCGCAGCGACGTCGTTTTCCATCAGGGACAAGAGCTGACCGCGGACGATATCGCGTTCACGCTCGAGCGACAGATCGACCCCGACGTCCCACCGGTATCGGATCAGGTTGCCGGGCTCGGCTCGATCGACGGTGCGGAGGCGATCGACGACACGACCCTCGAGCTCTCCTACAGCGGCGCAGCACAGCTCGCGGAGTTCGAGTTCGGGAACTACCTGCGAGCGGTCAGCCAGGAGTGGTACGAGAACGACGCGCCGACGACTGACGACGGCGTCATCTCCGGCGACGACGCGGACGCGTTCAACGGTACCGGACCGTTCCAGGTTACCGAGTACGATCCGGCCCAGAACCGGATCGTCATGGAGCCGTTCGACGACTACTGGGGCGACGTACCGGAGCTCGAAGAAGTGATCTTCGAGGGCGAAACCTCCGACTCCGGTCGGGTGAGTTCGTTGGTGGCTGACGAGACCAACCTCATCGACAACGTCCTCCCCGACGACGTCGGTGAGATCGAAAACGACGACGAGTCGCGGATCGAACAGGTGACCTCGTTCCGTAACATCTTCCTGCCGATGAAAAACGAGGTCGAGCCGTTCGACAGCGAGGAGTTCCGTCTGGCGATGAACTACGCGGTCGACAATCAGGAGATCATCGACGAGGTCCTGGGCGGGTTCGGTGCGCCGATGTCCCAGCCGACGCCGCCGGAAGTCAACGGGTACAACCCGGAGCTCGATCCGTACCCCCAAGACCTCGAGGAGGCCGAGCAACTCGTCGAAGACGCCGGTTACACGGAGGACGATCCCGCGGAGATCACGCTCACCGCACCCGAGGGACGCTACCTCAACGACGCCGACGTCGGCCGACGGGCGGCCGACCAGATCGACCAGCTGCCGAACGTCGAGTGCGACGTCGACATCGTCCCGTTCGACGTGGTTTCCGACGCCGCGTCCGCCGGCCCGGACGACGACGAGATCCCCTTCTTCCTGATCGGCTGGGGGGTTATTACTGGCGACGCCGACTACGGGATGGTCGGCTTCTTCCACGAGGACGGCGGCGTCCAGACCTTCAGCGACGACGAACTCCAGAGCGAACTCGAGGCCACGCAGGTCGAAGACGATCCGGAGACCAGAGAGGAGATGCTCCAGGCTGTCAACGAGATGGCCCGTGAAAAGGCGCCGTGGGTCTTCCTGCACCAGCAGGAAAGCATCTACGGCATCAACGAGGACATCGAGTGGGACGCTCGTGAGGACGAGAGCATCTTCGTCTGGGAGATGAACTGA
- a CDS encoding ABC transporter permease: MALGKFLMRRVLQGIFVLWAVVTIMFGLRALSPGDPVNLIAGQVPDQATRDQIRQDLGLDQPMYVQYLDYLGDLLTGSLGYSYNQRRAVTDIVAQHFAATVELAVAATVVAIVIAIPLGVVSATRRNQPADYGATLGSLVGISTPNFWLGIMLILLVAEQVGMFPTSGRGVAFHDAMYMVFRYGYVGDLLSWLSYIILPAITLGTYFTALITRLTRSGMIDELGKPYVTATEAKGLPQTLIRYKHVLRNTLIPIITVLGLQLGTLMGGAVITEEVFNWPGLGLMFIESLRNGDWPVVQGIVLFIAVAFVVINILVDAVYARLNPQVSDE, from the coding sequence ATGGCTCTTGGAAAGTTTTTGATGAGACGGGTTCTGCAGGGAATATTCGTCCTCTGGGCCGTCGTCACCATCATGTTTGGCCTTCGGGCGCTGTCTCCCGGCGATCCGGTGAACCTGATCGCTGGACAGGTGCCGGATCAAGCAACGCGCGATCAAATTCGGCAAGATCTCGGGCTCGATCAGCCGATGTACGTCCAGTATCTGGACTATCTCGGTGATCTACTGACGGGAAGTCTGGGATATTCGTACAACCAGCGTCGGGCGGTCACCGACATCGTGGCCCAGCACTTCGCCGCGACCGTCGAACTCGCCGTCGCGGCAACGGTCGTCGCGATTGTCATCGCGATCCCGCTCGGCGTCGTCAGCGCGACCCGGCGGAATCAGCCCGCGGATTACGGGGCGACGCTCGGCTCGCTCGTCGGGATCAGCACGCCGAACTTCTGGCTCGGAATCATGCTGATTCTGCTGGTAGCCGAACAGGTCGGGATGTTTCCGACCTCTGGGCGCGGCGTCGCGTTCCACGATGCGATGTACATGGTCTTTCGATACGGCTACGTCGGTGACCTGCTCAGCTGGCTCAGCTACATTATTCTGCCGGCGATTACGCTCGGGACGTACTTCACAGCGCTGATCACGCGACTGACGCGCAGCGGCATGATCGACGAACTCGGCAAGCCGTACGTGACCGCGACGGAGGCCAAGGGGCTCCCGCAGACGCTGATTCGGTACAAACACGTCCTTCGAAACACGCTGATTCCGATTATCACGGTTCTCGGGCTCCAGCTCGGGACGCTGATGGGCGGTGCGGTGATTACGGAGGAGGTCTTCAACTGGCCCGGTCTCGGACTGATGTTCATCGAATCGCTTCGAAACGGCGATTGGCCGGTCGTGCAGGGAATCGTCCTGTTCATCGCGGTCGCGTTCGTGGTGATCAACATTCTGGTCGACGCCGTCTACGCGCGGCTGAATCCGCAGGTGAGCGACGAATGA